The Christiangramia flava JLT2011 genome has a segment encoding these proteins:
- a CDS encoding basic secretory protein-like protein yields MKKLPLLFTITLVLFTGITVFAQGTENFKKKGYELTFINQDPDLNPDTKDGLVNTFFKVYPKLVKDFNKNSIEHVTVEIDTAYGGVAYANNGKVTISSKWLKKMPLDFDMITHEVMHIVQSYPNGSGPGWLTEGIADYVRSEYGIANAEGGWSLPDYNEKAHYTNAYRITARFLIWVEKNYDKKLVKKLDKHLREKTYKPELWTEYTGHSVDELWAEYSQDPSLS; encoded by the coding sequence ATGAAAAAATTACCATTGCTATTTACCATCACATTAGTTCTGTTTACAGGAATTACTGTTTTTGCTCAGGGTACCGAAAACTTTAAAAAGAAAGGCTATGAGCTTACTTTCATCAATCAGGATCCGGACTTAAACCCAGACACAAAAGACGGTCTGGTAAACACATTTTTCAAAGTTTATCCAAAACTGGTTAAAGATTTCAATAAAAACTCCATTGAACATGTGACGGTTGAGATCGATACCGCTTATGGAGGAGTGGCTTATGCCAATAATGGCAAAGTAACGATCAGTTCCAAGTGGCTGAAAAAAATGCCTTTGGATTTTGATATGATCACGCACGAAGTGATGCATATCGTACAATCTTACCCAAATGGAAGCGGACCTGGCTGGCTAACGGAAGGGATCGCAGATTATGTTCGGTCAGAATATGGAATTGCGAATGCTGAAGGTGGCTGGTCTCTGCCAGATTATAATGAAAAAGCGCACTATACCAATGCTTATCGAATTACAGCCAGATTTCTGATCTGGGTAGAAAAAAATTATGATAAAAAACTGGTGAAAAAACTAGATAAGCACCTGCGTGAAAAAACTTATAAACCTGAATTATGGACGGAATATACCGGTCATAGCGTAGATGAATTATGGGCTGAGTATAGCCAGGACCCATCATTGTCATAA
- a CDS encoding GH92 family glycosyl hydrolase produces MTSFSFMKSRIILLFILLGCVKFSLAFQKPKGDLADYVNTLQGTNSKFELTRGNTYPTTALPFGMNTWTPQTGANGDGWKYQYFKDEIRGFQQAHQCSSWSNDYAVFSLMPVTGELKLNDEQRASRFTHENETAKPYYYQVQLENGVNTEFSPTERGAHMRFTFPKNKDAWIVLDGYTGTSSVKIDAKNNRITGYVRNGRGMDRIEGMKNYFVIQFDKSFKSEGIWENRNSERFENETSKEGEGIGAYIQFKPGEEVQAKIASSYISLEQAQRNLDTELGRDKNLEKTKSRAKDIWNKHLSKIAVEGGTEDQFKTFYSCFFRASLFSRKFYELDENGEPYYYSPYDGKVHEGYMYTDTGFWDTFRAQFPLNALLYPEMQGRYVSALLDAYEQCGWLPSWSFPSEAGSMVGNHAISLLADAWAKGIQTFDPDEALEAYWHEATNKGPWGPANGREGWKDYYTLGYVSYPETRESTAKTLEYAYDDFCGYTLADMTGNEFYKKRFGDQMYNYRNVYNDKTGFMQGRSKNGKWTENFDPYEWGGPFTEGNAWHYLWSVFQDPQGLIDLMGGEINFNKKLDSVFNVSNKVNVGTYGGKIHEMTEMQMAEMGQYAHGNQPIQHAIYLYNYSGEPWKAQEKLRTVMDKLYNYTENGYPGDEDQGQTSSWYVLSALGFYSVCPGTNQYVIGSPVFEKATITLENGNQFVVEAENNNKENVYIESAEFGGRTFTRNYIEYQEIQKGGKIHFEMDDKPNKQRGTAAEDKPFSLTKNSK; encoded by the coding sequence ATGACATCATTCAGTTTTATGAAATCCAGAATAATACTTCTTTTCATTCTTTTAGGTTGTGTAAAATTTTCCTTGGCTTTTCAAAAGCCCAAAGGCGATCTTGCCGATTATGTGAATACCTTGCAGGGAACCAATTCCAAATTTGAGCTAACACGAGGAAATACTTACCCTACTACGGCTTTGCCATTCGGGATGAATACCTGGACACCGCAAACAGGGGCCAATGGCGATGGCTGGAAATACCAGTATTTTAAAGACGAAATTAGAGGATTTCAGCAGGCACACCAGTGTAGTTCCTGGAGCAATGACTATGCGGTTTTTTCACTGATGCCTGTTACCGGAGAGCTAAAGCTGAACGATGAACAGCGAGCTTCCAGATTCACTCATGAAAACGAAACGGCAAAACCATATTATTACCAGGTTCAGCTGGAAAATGGAGTAAATACTGAATTCTCTCCTACTGAAAGAGGCGCGCATATGCGTTTCACTTTCCCGAAGAATAAAGATGCCTGGATCGTTCTTGATGGATATACGGGAACAAGTTCTGTGAAAATTGATGCAAAAAATAACAGGATTACCGGCTATGTTCGTAATGGCCGGGGAATGGATCGCATTGAAGGCATGAAGAATTACTTCGTGATCCAGTTTGACAAATCGTTTAAATCTGAAGGTATCTGGGAAAACAGAAATTCAGAAAGATTTGAAAACGAAACCTCAAAAGAAGGTGAGGGAATCGGAGCGTACATTCAGTTTAAGCCAGGAGAGGAAGTTCAGGCAAAAATTGCTTCCTCATACATCAGTTTAGAACAGGCTCAGAGAAATCTGGATACGGAGTTGGGAAGAGATAAAAATCTTGAAAAGACCAAATCCAGGGCTAAAGATATCTGGAATAAGCATCTTAGTAAAATTGCTGTGGAAGGCGGAACAGAAGACCAGTTCAAGACTTTCTATTCCTGCTTTTTCCGAGCCAGCCTGTTTTCACGAAAATTTTACGAGTTAGATGAGAATGGGGAACCTTATTATTACAGTCCGTATGACGGAAAAGTCCATGAAGGCTACATGTATACCGATACGGGTTTCTGGGACACATTCCGTGCGCAGTTTCCTTTAAATGCCCTGCTATATCCTGAAATGCAGGGACGTTACGTTTCGGCATTATTAGATGCCTATGAGCAGTGCGGCTGGTTACCATCCTGGTCATTTCCAAGTGAGGCGGGTAGTATGGTTGGGAACCATGCGATCTCTTTGCTGGCTGATGCCTGGGCCAAAGGAATTCAAACTTTCGATCCTGATGAAGCATTAGAGGCTTACTGGCATGAAGCGACTAATAAAGGCCCCTGGGGACCCGCCAATGGTCGCGAAGGCTGGAAAGATTATTACACTCTGGGTTATGTGTCTTATCCCGAAACCCGCGAATCAACTGCCAAAACTCTGGAATACGCCTATGACGATTTCTGCGGATATACTCTGGCAGACATGACCGGAAATGAATTCTATAAAAAGCGTTTCGGAGATCAAATGTATAATTATAGAAATGTCTATAACGATAAAACCGGCTTTATGCAGGGAAGATCGAAAAATGGCAAATGGACCGAAAATTTTGATCCTTATGAATGGGGAGGACCTTTTACCGAAGGAAATGCCTGGCATTACCTGTGGTCTGTTTTTCAAGATCCACAAGGCCTGATCGATCTTATGGGCGGAGAAATTAATTTCAATAAAAAGCTGGATTCTGTTTTTAATGTTTCCAATAAAGTAAATGTAGGAACGTATGGCGGTAAGATCCACGAAATGACCGAAATGCAAATGGCAGAAATGGGCCAGTATGCTCATGGCAATCAGCCAATCCAACATGCGATCTATTTATACAATTATTCCGGTGAACCATGGAAAGCTCAGGAAAAGCTAAGAACCGTAATGGATAAGCTCTATAATTATACTGAAAATGGCTATCCTGGAGACGAAGACCAGGGCCAGACTTCTTCCTGGTATGTTTTGAGCGCCCTTGGGTTTTACAGTGTTTGCCCCGGAACCAATCAATATGTTATTGGCAGTCCGGTTTTCGAAAAAGCCACGATCACTCTCGAAAACGGAAATCAATTCGTGGTGGAAGCTGAAAATAACAATAAGGAAAATGTCTATATCGAGTCGGCTGAATTTGGCGGCAGGACTTTTACCAGGAATTATATCGAATACCAGGAAATTCAAAAAGGTGGGAAGATCCATTTCGAGATGGATGATAAGCCAAACAAACAAAGAGGAACTGCAGCTGAAGACAAGCCTTTTTCACTGACAAAGAATTCAAAATAA
- a CDS encoding DUF3859 domain-containing protein, with protein sequence MKKIIFLLLSLVLLGCSSQKESANRVGDISLIDLGYGICSVNIDQVQSMNNSPSGTHHISSNFYLIEQTNTIPMEMGQRFGVDYLLKSPEFKEVQVEIVWTFPKPITNDKGESFNEVRYVNNKKTNQDYHETYALNSQYLLVPGEWKYEMFVQGQKLYERSFQLQ encoded by the coding sequence ATGAAAAAAATCATTTTCCTTTTATTAAGTCTGGTCTTGCTGGGCTGTTCGAGCCAGAAAGAGTCAGCCAATCGAGTTGGAGACATTAGTTTAATTGATCTTGGCTATGGGATTTGTAGTGTCAATATAGATCAGGTTCAATCTATGAATAATAGCCCGAGTGGGACCCACCACATTAGTTCCAATTTTTACCTGATCGAGCAAACCAACACTATTCCGATGGAAATGGGACAACGGTTTGGAGTAGATTACCTGCTGAAATCTCCAGAGTTTAAGGAGGTTCAGGTCGAGATCGTGTGGACTTTTCCCAAACCCATTACCAATGACAAGGGAGAATCTTTTAATGAAGTTCGTTACGTGAACAACAAAAAGACCAACCAGGATTACCATGAAACCTATGCGCTGAACAGCCAGTATCTGTTGGTGCCCGGTGAGTGGAAATATGAGATGTTCGTTCAGGGACAAAAATTATACGAGCGCAGTTTTCAGTTGCAGTAA
- a CDS encoding discoidin domain-containing protein, whose product MKKNTLKIGFAILSALIVFSCTKDESSFIDGLPDAVINNDPDDAPARVMQESWNGHSDTIYREYFDNDVAVFFDEDVNRDIVWVRQFSGDVWEYIQNNYGGFDNDKRLWTIFHSDQVEPYYTTIFDDSSMNNSLIDLSLSGEEMNSEEMDLILTLVSEIVQNSAFNTANSPASAVWKDNFADIFLYDVYSNLGMEDEAQRIMSRALETSSDYPTADSFWFRDWFLPIYENYEGVITLNNFFQSLSMNFSKNGSEYARDLTFGEFVHFFSGAVGEDIQPFAEEAFGEWTDEWQTELLQARTDFPNVNYPFEPTSKLVDLTLNATLHVSKDNNGGAQAGEGSLKVIDNDINSKFLISDFSSDLNFWMEQEFAQEQVVNRYTLTSGNDAPDRDPKSWELRASNDGENWEVLDTRTEESFPDRNQTREFTVENDKAYKYYRLYITENYGSNLLQISEWRLLSLQLIDSSQPADVTTNATLTVSRENNDGADAGEGSSKLIDNDIYTKFLAEYDTDFFMQQQLSEPAVVSKYAITSGNDAPDRDPVNWEFSGSNDGVTWDVLDTRNDQSFDGRNLTREFGVNNSTTYEYYRLSVTSNNGSNVIQISEWRLYGQVGSVGPQDFTDAATLTVNHDNAGGADAGEGSLKLVDGDIYTKFLTGFSSDLWMQQELPQAQVVNAYTITSGNDAPDRDLKDWEFAGSNDGSNWDVLDTRTGETWSGRNETRQFEINNTTAYTYYRITMTANNGSDGTQVSEWRLLKI is encoded by the coding sequence ATGAAAAAAAATACTCTAAAAATAGGCTTCGCCATTCTTTCGGCACTTATTGTCTTTTCCTGCACAAAAGATGAAAGTTCTTTTATAGATGGCCTGCCAGACGCGGTGATTAACAATGATCCCGATGATGCCCCTGCACGGGTGATGCAGGAATCCTGGAATGGACATTCCGATACCATTTACAGGGAATATTTTGATAATGATGTGGCCGTTTTTTTCGACGAGGATGTAAATCGCGATATCGTTTGGGTGCGACAATTCAGTGGTGATGTATGGGAATATATACAGAATAATTATGGAGGTTTTGATAATGATAAGCGCCTCTGGACCATTTTCCATAGTGATCAGGTAGAACCTTATTACACAACCATTTTTGATGATTCTTCTATGAATAACAGCCTCATAGATCTTAGTCTAAGTGGAGAAGAGATGAACAGCGAGGAAATGGATTTGATCCTGACACTTGTTAGTGAAATCGTACAAAATTCAGCTTTTAACACCGCAAATTCTCCGGCTTCGGCAGTATGGAAAGACAATTTTGCAGACATTTTTCTCTATGACGTATATAGCAACCTGGGAATGGAAGACGAGGCACAACGAATAATGTCGCGCGCACTGGAAACCAGTTCAGACTATCCTACCGCAGACAGTTTCTGGTTCAGAGACTGGTTTTTGCCAATTTATGAGAATTATGAAGGAGTGATCACTTTGAACAATTTCTTTCAGTCGCTCTCTATGAATTTCAGTAAGAACGGTAGTGAATATGCGCGGGATCTTACGTTTGGTGAATTTGTTCATTTCTTTAGTGGAGCGGTAGGAGAAGATATACAGCCTTTTGCGGAAGAAGCTTTTGGCGAGTGGACAGACGAATGGCAAACAGAATTGCTTCAGGCAAGAACAGATTTTCCGAATGTAAATTATCCTTTCGAGCCAACTTCCAAGCTGGTAGACCTTACATTGAACGCTACACTTCACGTTAGTAAAGATAACAATGGCGGTGCGCAGGCAGGAGAGGGCTCTTTAAAAGTGATTGATAATGACATCAATTCCAAATTCTTAATCAGTGATTTCAGCAGTGATCTCAACTTCTGGATGGAACAGGAATTTGCTCAGGAACAGGTGGTGAACCGTTATACACTAACCTCTGGAAATGACGCTCCAGATCGTGATCCAAAATCATGGGAGTTAAGAGCCTCTAACGATGGGGAAAACTGGGAGGTGCTTGATACCAGAACGGAGGAATCTTTCCCAGATCGAAATCAGACCCGGGAATTCACCGTAGAGAATGATAAAGCTTATAAATATTACCGGCTGTATATCACGGAAAACTACGGAAGCAACCTGTTGCAAATAAGTGAGTGGCGACTATTGAGTCTACAGCTAATAGATTCATCCCAGCCCGCTGATGTCACCACCAATGCTACTTTAACCGTGAGCAGGGAGAATAACGACGGGGCAGATGCAGGTGAAGGTTCCAGTAAACTGATAGATAATGATATTTATACCAAGTTTCTGGCAGAATATGATACAGATTTCTTTATGCAGCAACAACTTTCAGAGCCTGCAGTGGTAAGTAAATATGCGATTACCTCCGGAAACGATGCTCCAGATCGTGATCCTGTGAACTGGGAATTTTCTGGTTCCAATGATGGGGTAACCTGGGATGTTCTGGATACACGAAACGATCAAAGTTTTGACGGCCGAAATTTAACACGGGAATTCGGCGTAAACAACAGCACGACTTATGAATACTATAGATTATCAGTTACCTCTAACAATGGTAGTAATGTTATCCAGATTAGTGAATGGAGACTTTATGGACAGGTAGGTTCGGTTGGTCCTCAGGATTTTACCGATGCTGCTACTCTTACGGTAAATCATGATAACGCTGGAGGTGCAGATGCTGGTGAAGGCTCCTTGAAACTGGTCGATGGAGATATCTATACTAAGTTTCTCACCGGGTTCTCCAGTGATCTCTGGATGCAACAAGAACTTCCGCAGGCCCAGGTAGTCAATGCCTATACTATAACTTCTGGTAACGATGCGCCAGATCGCGACCTAAAAGACTGGGAATTTGCCGGTTCTAACGACGGAAGCAATTGGGATGTGTTGGATACTCGAACCGGGGAGACCTGGAGCGGAAGAAATGAAACTCGCCAGTTTGAGATAAATAACACCACAGCCTATACCTATTACAGGATTACCATGACGGCAAATAACGGAAGTGATGGAACCCAGGTAAGTGAATGGAGGTTGTTGAAGATATAA
- a CDS encoding RagB/SusD family nutrient uptake outer membrane protein: MKRILIILTGIMLFSCNDDFLDQVPDDRLTFDETFESRNTVERYLASIYDQIPSELDQRYTASNSGPWIGASDNAEYVWSFHLGNYFNVGDWDPTTGHVSSLWSNFYRAIRASTTFMNNIDQCTDCSEDITNQYIAEARVLRAYFYYNLLRLYGPVILMGENPIPPDAGNEALDLERNNITDVVNYIVSELDKGADELDGIPFTGPNAGRMSRPFALAIKEKTLLFAASPLFNGNPTLAELQNSEGQPLAPQSYDVNKWQSAANAAKAFIDEFVPGTYKLYKEYNADGTYNAYLSCRNVMINDWNQEMIYARPRGGIAYHYDCTPYHLGYPTEVRGAGGLSMTQEMVDAYFMANGRSIDDPDSGYQTEGFSDFQAPFDFEQRSTYNQWINREPRFYVGVTYNRSLWLNRNFGNIITTTWYAGNSGRQAGTNDYPPTGYIVRKNVPIGDWRNSNRTVPMMRLGEIYLDYAEALNEYDPGNADILKYLNLIRERAGIPEYGSESLAAPGSQEAMRDAIRKERRVELAFESVRYFDARRWKTAEDDFSGPFHGLDINARNEEDFYNVVVFENRVFEEKHYLWPIPQDEINSNSKLIQNPGW; the protein is encoded by the coding sequence ATGAAAAGAATATTAATAATACTTACAGGGATCATGCTCTTTTCCTGTAATGACGATTTTCTCGATCAGGTGCCAGACGACCGTTTGACCTTTGATGAGACCTTCGAGAGTCGGAACACGGTAGAACGCTATCTTGCCAGTATCTACGACCAGATTCCAAGTGAACTGGACCAGCGTTATACAGCCAGTAACTCGGGGCCCTGGATCGGTGCTTCAGATAATGCTGAATATGTGTGGTCCTTCCACCTTGGAAATTACTTTAACGTGGGGGATTGGGATCCTACTACGGGGCACGTAAGCAGTCTTTGGTCTAATTTCTATAGGGCGATCCGTGCTTCCACCACCTTTATGAATAATATTGATCAATGTACCGATTGTAGTGAGGATATTACCAATCAATACATCGCCGAAGCGCGAGTTTTAAGGGCTTATTTTTATTATAATCTGTTAAGGCTTTATGGGCCGGTGATTTTGATGGGAGAGAATCCCATTCCACCAGATGCAGGTAATGAAGCCCTGGATTTAGAAAGAAACAATATTACTGATGTGGTGAATTATATCGTTTCAGAATTAGATAAAGGAGCAGATGAGTTGGATGGGATACCATTTACAGGGCCAAATGCAGGTAGAATGAGCAGGCCATTCGCGCTTGCCATCAAGGAAAAAACTCTTTTATTCGCGGCAAGCCCCCTCTTTAACGGTAACCCCACACTGGCTGAATTACAGAATTCTGAAGGGCAGCCACTGGCACCGCAATCTTATGATGTCAATAAATGGCAGTCAGCCGCGAACGCTGCCAAAGCTTTTATAGACGAATTCGTTCCGGGAACCTATAAACTTTACAAAGAATATAATGCAGATGGTACTTATAATGCGTATTTGTCCTGCCGTAATGTGATGATTAATGACTGGAACCAGGAAATGATTTATGCTCGGCCTCGTGGCGGAATTGCTTATCATTACGATTGTACTCCTTATCACCTTGGTTATCCAACCGAGGTTCGTGGAGCAGGAGGTTTAAGCATGACACAGGAAATGGTGGATGCTTACTTTATGGCTAACGGAAGATCTATAGATGATCCGGATTCTGGTTACCAAACAGAAGGTTTTTCAGATTTTCAGGCGCCATTTGATTTTGAACAACGCTCCACTTACAACCAGTGGATCAACAGGGAACCTCGTTTTTATGTTGGGGTGACTTATAACAGAAGTCTTTGGCTGAATAGAAATTTTGGGAATATCATTACCACTACCTGGTATGCAGGAAATTCTGGTCGCCAGGCGGGGACCAATGATTACCCTCCAACAGGCTATATTGTTAGAAAAAACGTCCCAATTGGCGACTGGAGAAATTCCAACCGAACAGTACCAATGATGCGCCTGGGAGAGATTTATCTGGATTATGCCGAAGCATTGAATGAATATGATCCTGGCAATGCTGATATCCTGAAATATTTGAATTTGATACGCGAACGTGCAGGAATTCCTGAATATGGTTCAGAAAGCCTTGCGGCACCTGGATCTCAGGAAGCCATGCGCGACGCAATACGTAAAGAACGCCGCGTAGAATTAGCCTTTGAAAGCGTTCGATATTTTGATGCAAGAAGGTGGAAAACCGCGGAAGACGATTTCTCGGGTCCATTCCATGGTCTTGATATCAATGCCCGAAATGAAGAAGATTTCTACAATGTAGTGGTCTTTGAAAATAGGGTGTTTGAAGAGAAACATTACTTGTGGCCAATTCCGCAGGATGAGATAAACAGTAATTCCAAGCTGATTCAAAATCCCGGATGGTAA
- a CDS encoding SusC/RagA family TonB-linked outer membrane protein yields MTCSENVFATSFQQDPQSITITGTVTDGKGIPLPGVSVMEKNTTNGVQTNFDGEYTIQVQSQNAVLVYSYIGMKSQEQAVGSQTVLNVQLENDLESLDEVVLVGYGRQKKISVVGAQSTIEAEELEQPVANIGTMLAGRVSGLTGVQRSGLPGKDAADIWIRGIGTFANSGPLILVDGVQRSLNDINPIDIESFTILKDASATAVYGIRGANGVILIETKKGKIGKPKVMVDYFEGITQFTRVPDLVDGVTYMRLANEALTTRGQEPKFDEEYIQRTASGYDPLLYPNVDWMDEVFNDYGRNRKATVNVNGGSQDSRYYVSLGYYDETGLFVTDGLENYDSTTRFKRYNFTSNLTVDITRTTNIQLGVRGYLSEGIYPQEGVGGIFGSAMEVSPVEYPKIYPGGFVPGKSANGGLRNPYAEVALRGYRTEIQNQINSNLRLTQELSFLTEGLSWTAMYAFDAYNEQNINRGKRENTYFVDQNNPYTRDGELILNLTYTGNDFLGYSRDNGGERKTYLETSFNYDRTFGKHAVGGLLLFNRQDRINAFADNFTDAIPFRNQGVAARATYGYDDKYFLEVNGGYNGSENFAPKNRYGFFPSVAVGWVVSNEDFFKPVLNTIDYLKIRYSDGLVGAESGAGRFAYLNRVEQNRDWGFDFGESVQFIDGIRETYYGVDVTWSEARKQDIGIELNAFDSSLRIIFDLFKERTEGAFLRKRNLPNYVGLYDDPFGNLGVIENKGFDGSVNYNKRFNDFGIGFRGTFSYNRNKVIENGEPIQPYPWMEQRGQPLLARFGYVAERLYTLEDDTNGDGFITPADGDGIPSQFGQIMPGDVKYADLNGDGKIDAYDRQRIGQGDVPALTYGFGLTADYAGFDASVFFQGQAFADFMMGGSSIHPFDGGGGAGNLYTVAVDRWTPENDNPYAMYPRLSYGDSGIGQNNNTQTSTWWQRDIDFLRLKTAEIGYNLPDKLVEQWKLENVRFYARGTNLLTISSFDLWDPELSLASNGGQYPNISAVSLGTTINF; encoded by the coding sequence ATGACATGTAGTGAAAACGTTTTCGCTACTAGCTTTCAGCAAGACCCTCAGTCAATTACCATTACCGGTACGGTCACAGATGGTAAGGGGATTCCCCTTCCGGGCGTATCTGTTATGGAAAAGAACACCACAAATGGTGTGCAAACCAATTTTGATGGAGAATATACCATCCAGGTGCAGTCACAGAATGCGGTGCTGGTATACTCTTACATTGGTATGAAATCACAGGAGCAGGCTGTTGGATCTCAAACCGTGCTCAATGTACAACTGGAAAATGACCTGGAGTCCCTCGATGAAGTGGTACTGGTAGGTTATGGTAGACAGAAAAAGATTAGCGTGGTCGGGGCGCAGTCAACCATAGAAGCTGAAGAGCTGGAACAGCCGGTAGCGAATATCGGGACCATGCTTGCCGGCCGGGTTTCTGGTCTTACCGGAGTGCAACGTTCAGGCTTGCCAGGGAAAGATGCCGCTGATATTTGGATCAGGGGTATTGGGACATTTGCTAATTCTGGCCCCTTGATTCTGGTAGATGGAGTGCAGCGCTCCTTAAATGATATCAACCCAATCGACATCGAATCTTTTACAATTTTAAAAGACGCATCTGCCACAGCCGTATATGGTATTCGTGGGGCTAACGGGGTGATTCTTATCGAAACCAAGAAAGGAAAGATCGGGAAACCAAAAGTAATGGTAGATTATTTTGAAGGTATCACCCAGTTTACCCGGGTGCCAGATCTAGTTGATGGTGTGACTTACATGAGGCTGGCTAATGAAGCACTGACCACCCGTGGTCAGGAACCAAAATTTGATGAAGAATATATTCAAAGAACAGCCAGTGGGTATGATCCATTATTGTATCCTAATGTTGACTGGATGGATGAGGTTTTCAATGATTATGGCCGTAATCGTAAAGCTACTGTAAACGTGAACGGAGGGTCTCAGGACTCTCGATACTATGTTTCGCTGGGCTATTATGATGAAACCGGTTTGTTTGTAACCGATGGGTTGGAGAATTACGATTCCACCACTCGCTTTAAAAGGTATAATTTCACCTCTAATCTCACCGTAGATATCACCAGGACCACGAATATCCAGTTAGGAGTTCGCGGGTATCTTTCCGAAGGGATCTATCCTCAGGAAGGTGTGGGTGGTATTTTTGGATCGGCCATGGAAGTCTCCCCGGTGGAATATCCTAAGATTTATCCGGGTGGTTTTGTACCTGGAAAAAGTGCTAATGGCGGCCTTCGAAATCCCTATGCAGAAGTAGCCTTGCGAGGTTACCGAACCGAAATCCAGAACCAGATCAATTCCAACTTGCGACTTACGCAGGAATTAAGTTTTTTAACCGAAGGTCTTTCCTGGACAGCGATGTATGCTTTCGATGCATATAACGAACAGAATATCAATCGCGGAAAAAGAGAAAATACTTATTTCGTTGATCAGAACAATCCATATACCCGGGACGGCGAATTAATCCTGAATCTCACCTATACCGGGAATGATTTCCTGGGGTATAGTCGGGACAACGGTGGAGAACGCAAAACCTATCTGGAAACCTCGTTCAATTACGATCGTACTTTTGGAAAACATGCTGTAGGAGGTTTGCTGCTCTTCAATAGGCAGGATCGCATTAATGCCTTTGCGGACAATTTCACTGATGCCATTCCATTCCGAAACCAGGGTGTTGCCGCTCGCGCCACCTATGGATATGATGATAAATATTTCCTGGAAGTGAACGGAGGTTATAATGGTTCTGAGAACTTTGCGCCAAAAAACCGGTATGGATTCTTCCCTTCAGTAGCAGTTGGTTGGGTGGTCTCTAATGAAGATTTCTTCAAACCGGTATTGAATACTATAGATTATTTAAAAATTAGATATTCTGACGGATTGGTGGGAGCCGAATCTGGCGCTGGCAGGTTTGCCTACTTAAATCGTGTAGAGCAGAACAGAGATTGGGGATTTGATTTTGGGGAAAGTGTCCAGTTTATCGATGGTATCCGCGAGACCTATTACGGAGTAGATGTCACATGGTCTGAAGCTCGTAAACAGGACATCGGGATCGAGTTAAATGCATTTGACAGCAGCCTGCGCATCATCTTTGACCTGTTCAAAGAGCGAACTGAAGGCGCTTTTCTTAGAAAACGAAATTTACCGAACTATGTAGGTTTATATGACGATCCTTTCGGAAACCTTGGGGTGATCGAAAATAAAGGTTTTGATGGATCAGTAAACTATAACAAACGTTTCAATGATTTTGGAATCGGCTTTCGTGGAACCTTTTCCTATAACAGGAATAAAGTGATCGAAAACGGGGAACCTATCCAGCCTTACCCATGGATGGAACAGCGAGGACAGCCTTTACTGGCCCGTTTTGGCTATGTTGCTGAAAGACTGTATACATTAGAAGACGATACCAACGGTGATGGTTTCATCACACCGGCTGACGGCGACGGAATTCCTTCACAGTTTGGCCAGATCATGCCTGGGGATGTCAAGTATGCTGATTTAAATGGTGACGGAAAAATTGACGCGTATGACCGCCAGAGGATTGGCCAGGGAGATGTTCCGGCCTTAACCTATGGTTTTGGGCTAACTGCTGATTATGCCGGTTTTGATGCCAGCGTATTTTTTCAGGGACAGGCTTTTGCTGATTTTATGATGGGCGGTTCGAGTATTCATCCGTTTGATGGTGGTGGAGGTGCCGGTAACTTGTATACCGTTGCGGTAGATCGCTGGACGCCGGAAAATGATAATCCTTACGCAATGTATCCACGTTTGTCGTATGGAGATTCCGGAATAGGACAAAACAACAACACACAAACCAGTACCTGGTGGCAACGAGATATCGATTTCCTCAGATTAAAAACAGCTGAAATTGGCTATAATCTTCCAGATAAACTGGTGGAACAATGGAAGCTGGAAAACGTGAGATTTTATGCACGTGGAACGAACCTTTTGACGATCTCTAGCTTCGATTTATGGGATCCGGAATTATCGCTGGCAAGCAACGGTGGACAATACCCGAATATTTCTGCAGTTTCCCTTGGAACAACGATCAACTTTTAA